The genome window CGATTGTAAAAGGTTTGGCCATTACGATAAAACACTTTTTTAGAAAAAAAGCAACAATTCAATATCCTGAGCAGGTTCGTGTAATGAGTCCTGTATATCGTGGTCAGCACATGCTGAAACGCGATGAACAAGGGCGTGAGAACTGTACCGCTTGCGGATTATGTGCTTTGTCTTGTCCTGCTGAAGCTATCACGATGAAAGCCGGAGAGCGTAAAGCTGATGAAAAACATTTGTACAGAGAAGAAAAATATGCTGAGATATATGAAATCAATATGCTGCGATGTATTTTTTGCGGACTATGCGAGGAAGCTTGTCCGAAAGACGCGATCTATTTGACTATTTCTAAAGAATTGGTTCCTGCCAGTTATGACAGAGAAGATTTCATTTTTGGAAAAGACAAACTGGTTATGCCACTTGAAATGGCTTTGAAAAACACTCAACTAAAAAACGCTAACTAATGTCAACAGTACTTATTTTATTTTGCGTATTGTCTGCAATCACATTGCTAACAGCATTTTTAACCATTTTTAGCAGAAATCCAATACACAGCGGTATCTATTTAGTGATTTGTTTTTTCTCTATTGCAGGACATTATTTACTGCTGAATGCCCAGTTTTTGGCTATTGTACATATCATAGTTTATTCGGGAGCGATAATGATTTTACTGCTCTTTACGATAATGCTTATGAATCTTAATGAAGCTGATGAAGTTCACAAGCCGAGGTTCACAAGGTTGGGAGCTATTGTTTCCTTTTGTTTGGTGTGTCTGGTTTTGATAAAAATCTTTATTAATTCGAAACCAATCGTAGAGTATGATTATACTGGCGAAGATTACCAGTCGATAAAAGTACTTGGAAAAGCATTGCTAAATGAGTATATGGTGCCATTCGAATTTGCTTCTATCTTATTATTAGTAGCGATGATTGGAACTGTGTTATTGTCTAAAAAAGAAAAATTAGAAAAATAATGAATAATATTTTAACTCAAATTGGTATAGAGAACTATATCTTCCTGTGTGTAACACTTTTTTGTATCGGGATTTTTGGGGTTTTGTATAGACGAAATGCAATCATTGTGTTCATGTCTATCGAAATCATGCTGAATGCTGTTAACTTATTGTTTGTGGCTTTCTCTACTTACCACCAAGACACACAAGGACAAGTATTCGTATTTTTCTCCATGGCAGTAGCAGCTGCAGAAGTTGCGGTAGGACTCGCCATATTGGTTTCAGTATTTAGAAATATTGGATCAATCAGCATCGATAATTTAAAAAACTTAAAAGGATAAATGGCAATGGATACCAATTTAGCTTTAGTCTTACTGTTAACTCCTTTTTTAGGGTTTTTAATTAATGTTTTCTTTGGAAAATCGTTAGGAAAATCGGTTTCCGGAGCCATCGGAACGCTTTCTGTAGTGATTTCGTTTATTGTTGCAGTTTCGTTTTTTCTTCAGATTAGCCAAACCAAACAAGCAATAAATATTCAATTATTTGACTGGATTCAAATCAGCAAATTCAATGTGAGTTTTGGATTTTTGCTGGATCAGTTATCTGTTTTGTGGTTATTGTTTGTAACTGGAATCGGTTCTCTGATTCATTTATACTCTATCAGCTATATGCATGATGACGAAAAAATGCATTCTTTCTTTGCATACTTAAATCTCTTTATCTTTTTCATGATTACCCTTGTAGTTGGAAGCAACTTATTGGTAATGTTCATTGGCTGGGAAGGAGTTGGACTTTGTTCTTACTTATTGATTGGATTTTGGTATAAAAACCAAAGTTATAATGATGCTGCCAAAAAAGCATTTATCATGAACCGTATTGGGGATTTAGGATTATTAATTGGGATATTTATATTAGGAAGTTTATTCTCTACTTTGGATTTTGCATCATTACAAACAGCTATCGCTGGCGCTAAGGGTGTTGATACACTTTGGTTAAGCATTGCTGCTTTAGCATTGTTTATCGGAGCCTGCGGGAAATCGGCTCAGATTCCTTTATATACCTGGTTACCTGATGCGATGGCAGGACCAACGCCGGTTTCGGCTTTGATTCACGCTGCAACAATGGTTACTGCTGGTATTTTTATGGTATCCAGAATGCATTTCTTATTTGATTTAACACACGAAATACAAACCATTATTGCCGTAATTGGAGGAGTAACTTCATTGGTTGCTGCAACGATCGGTTTGGTTCAAAATGATATTAAAAAAGTACTTGCCTACTCTACCGTTTCTCAATTGGGATTAATGTTTTTAGCTTTAGGTTTTGGTGCTTATGAAGTAGCGATATTCCACGTAATCACTCACGCTTTCTTTAAAGCTTGTTTATTCTTAGGATCTGGATCGGTAATTCACGGATTACATGGAGAACAGGATATGCGTAAAATGGGCGGATTGAAAAAAGCGATGCCAATTACTTTTTGGACCATGCTTATTTCTTCGTTAGCGATTTCCGGCGTTCCTGTATTTTCAGGTTTCTTTTCTAAAGATGAAATTTTGATGACCGCTTTCCACCATAACATTCCGCTTTGGGTTGTTGGATCGGTTGCATCGATAATGACCGCTTTCTATATGTTCCGATTGATGTTCCTGACTTTCTTAAACGACTTTAGAGGAACGGAAGAGCAAAAACATCATTTACACGAAAGTCCGGCTTTAATAACATTTCCTTTAATTGTATTGGCAATTTTGGCTGCTGTCGGAGGATTAATCAGTTTACCTGGCAATAGCTGGCTGAACGAATACCTATCTCCTCTTTTCGCGAAAGCGGGAACAGAAGAACATGTATTGGGAACTACTGAATACATGTTGATGGCAATTGCCGTTGTCGGAGGATTTATTGGAATTGGGATTGCTTACGCTAAATACATCAAACAAAATGCTGTTCCAAGCGAAGATGCCGAAATCACAGGTGTTTCAAAAGTACTGTATAACAAATACTATATTGATGAACTGTACGATTCATTGTTTGTTGCACCAATAAACAGTTTGTCTAAAATCTTCAGAGATTATGTTGAAACAGGAATTTCTTCAGCAGTCTTTGGATTAGGAAAAACTGCCAGCGAACTTAGTTACCAAGGTAAAAAATTACAGAATGGAAGTGTTGGACTATACCTATTTGCTTTTGTTTTAGGCATGTGTGCCATTATTTCTTATTTATTTTTAGCTCAATAATTATAATACTATGAACGTAACTCTAATATTAATCATCCTTTTAGCTGGCGCATTTGCAACTTATTTAGCTGGCGACAAGCTGGCTTCAAAAGTGGCATTGTTTTTTGGAATAGCGGCTGCGGGTTGCTCTATAGTTTTGTTGAATCATTTTAATTTAGGAGAAAACATTAGCTACAGCAGCCAATGGATTACATTACCTAAAGTTTCATTTGCATTACAAGCTGATGGGTTGTCATTGGCAATGGTTATATTGACAACTATTTTGACTGCAATTATAATTTTATCGTCATTTGGTAACGATTTCAAAAATGCAAAATCGATTTATTCACTTATATTGTTTATGTCATTTGCAATGACAGGAACTTTCCTGGCAAGTGACGGTCTTTTATACTACATCTTTTGGGAATTATCATTAATCCCTATTTACTTTATCGCTTTGATTTGGGGTAATGGCGATGCCGAAGAGCGCAAAAAAGCAGTGGTTAAATTCTTTATCTATACACTTGCAGGTTCATTATTCATGCTTATTGCTTTCGTTTATATGTATCAAAAAGCGGGAAGCTTCCTGATTGAGGATTTATATAAATTAAAATTAGACATAAACGAACAAAAATGGATTTTTACAGCTTTCTTCTTGGCGTATGCCATTAAGATTCCGTTGATTCCTTTTCATACCTGGCAGGCAAATGTATATCAAAAAGCTCCGACTCTTGGAACGATGCTTTTATCAGGTATTATGCTGAAAATGGGATTGTACAGCCTTATCCGCTGGCAGCTGCCTTTGTCTCCATTAGCAGCTAAAGAATACATGTACATCTTCATTGGAGTTGGTATTGCAGGAGTAATTTATGGTTCAATTGTAGCATTGAGACAAAAAGACTTAAAAAAATTATTAGCTTATTCTTCCCTTGCTCACGTTGGATTAATTGCAGCAGGAACATATGCTTTAAATCTTGATGGTTTTAGAGGTGCCGTTTTACAAATGATTGCTCACGGTTTTGTAGTGGTTGGATTGTTTTTTGCTGCTGAAATCATTTTCAGAAGATATGAGACAAGATTAATTGCAGATTTGGGCGGTATTCGTGCTCAATCTCCAAAATTCACTTCGATGTTTTTGATTTTGGTGTTAGCATCTGTTGCTTTACCAACTACATTTAACTTTATTGGAGAGTTTACCGTTTTATACAGCCTTTCGCAAGTAAATATTTGGTTTGCCATTTTGGGTGGAACTACAATTATTTTAGGAGCTTATTATATGCTTAAAATGTTTCAGCAGGTAATGCTTGGAGAAACCAATGCAAAAACTTTTGCCGATGTAACTTTATCTGAAGGTTTGACATTGGTAATTATAATTGCTGTATTGTTTTTCTTTGGATTATATCCAAAACCAATCAACGATTTGATAACGCCAAGTCTTGAAACTATTTTAAACACTATTAATAAATACAATTAAGTAAAAAGCATAATATAAATGACAACATTAATAGCTATAGTAGGATTAGGTATTTTAAGCCTTATTTTTGAAATCTTTGATTTTAGAAAAGCAATTATTCCGGTAACAATTATCGGACTGTTAGCCATTCTGGGACTTACCGTGTCCGAATTTAATTCTCCTGCAAGTTACTATAACAATATGATTGTGGTGAGTAAATTTTCGGTTTCATTTTCGAGTTTATTTATTGTATTGACAATCTTTTTAATAGCATTGAGCCATAATTTTTATGATAATCACCAAAGCAAACTTTCTGATTATATTGCAATAAAAATATTTCTTTTAGCCGGAGCAGTTTCCATGGTTTCATTTGGTAATCTCGCGATGTTCTTTTTAGGAATCGAAATATTATCTATTTCTCTTTATATTCTTGCAGCAAGCAACAGAGTAAACATAAAAAGTAATGAAGCTGGTATGAAATACTTCCTGATGGGATCTTTTGCTTCTGGAATTATTTTATTCGGAATCTGTATGATTTATGGCGCAATGGGTTCATTTGACATTATCGAAATTAGCGATATGTCACAATCAGCTGAGCTTCCTATTTGGTTTCCAATCGGTATTGTTTTAGTTACAATCGGAATGTTATTCAAAATTGCAGCAGTTCCTTTTCACTTTTGGGCTCCTGACGTTTATGAAGGTTCACCAGCTTTGACAACAGCTTTAATGAGTACTTTGGCAAAAGTTGTAGCAATTGCAACACTTTATAAACTATTATCAGCAATGAATGCCGATATTAATTATTCATTCCAAATAGTTGTAGTAATCATTTCTATAGCTTCTATGACTGTTGGAAATATCATGGCTTTGAGACAGGTAAATGTAAAACGTATGCTGGCTTTTTCAGGTATTTCGCATGCAGGATTTATGCTGATGGCATTATTGAGTTTATCTACTTCTGCAGGAAGTCTATTGTATTACACTTCGGCTTACGCATTATCAGGTATTGCTGCTTTCAGCGTTATATTATACGTCTGCAAAAACAGAGAAAACGAAGATATCGTAAACTTCCACGGCTTAGGAAAAACAAACCCTCTATTGGCAGCTATTTTAACAGCATCTCTTCTTTCTATGGCGGGTATACCAATATTTGCAGGTTTCTTTGCCAAATTGGTTTTGTTCAGCCAAACAATTCAGGCAGGTTATTTAGTAGTGGTTATATTTGCTGTAATCAACTCGATTATTAGTGTTGGCTACTACTTTAAATTGATATTAGCAATGTATACAAAAGAACCGAATGAAACCCGCACAGCAAAACCATTCTTGATTTACGCGGTTGCAGTGCTTGCTATTCTTCTAAACATAATTATTGGATTATTCCCTTCATTGGTTTTAGATTTATTGGCATAAAACCATTCAAGTTTAATAATAAGGCCGGCTAAATTTTAAAATTTAGCCGGCCTATTATTTATAAAAAAAGCCAGCAATTGTTAATTGATGGCTATTCTCCCTAATCAAATTATACTCAAAACTTATAAACTAATTTCAACTCAAAAAACTTTCAACATTTTAAATCATAAAAAACATTCTCTTATTAACCTTTACGAATTTACCGAATAAACAGCTTCTGTTTTCACGTATTTATACCTGATTTAACACTATAGCCTTCAAAAATGAATGACTTTGGAAGATTATAATTAATTCCAAATAGCCTTCTCAAAGAATTAAAAAAAGGCCTTGATATATCAAATATAATCGCTAAATTACGATATGAAATAAATGAGAGTTATGGGAACTACTAAACACTTAGATTTCGATCAGGAAACAAATGCAATCGCAGAAATCTGCAAAGCATTGGGGCATCCAACGCGTATGCAGATAATGACTTTGCTCTGGAATAAAAACCACAGGACCTGCGGCGAAATTGTCTCACAAATTCCCTTAGCACAGTCGACCATTTCCAAACATTTATTAGAATTAAAAAAAGCTGATCTATTAAAAGTAAAAAATGTCGGTAAAAAAACCATTTATTCCATTGAAGTAGAAAAAATACAAATTCTTAAAAAGTATTTAACCAATTATTTATCGAACAAATTACTTTCAAAAGAAGCAGAAACTGCAATACTTCCTCCAGCTCCAAAAAATAATAAAAGAGACAAACTATATTTAAAGGATTACAACTACCAATTTCCAAAGAAAAAAAGTAATTCAGACGAAAGCAATATTGAGTAGAATTATAATAAAAACTTAAATAATAAAAGTTCGAAATTCAATTTCTTTAATTTTGCACTTTAAAATATTTGGCAAAGCCAATAAAATAAACAAAAATGGAAAATCAATTAAAAATACAAATCTGGTCAGATGTAATGTGCCCGTTTTGTTATATAGGCAAAAGAAAAATAGAAGAAGCATTAACACAATTTGAAAATAAAGATTCAGTCGAAATAGAATGGAAAAGTTTTGAATTGGATCCGTCATTTAAAGCTACTCCTAATGAAAGCATTGCAGACCATCTCGCTGAAAAATACGGCAGAGACAGAGATTGGGCAGAATCAATGCTGGAAAACACAACTCAAACTGCTAAAAGTAACGGGCTGGATTTCCATTTTGAAAAATCGATTTTGGCCAATTCATTAAACGCACACCGATTAATTCATTTAGGAAAAAAGCACAATCTAGCCAATGAGTTAGAAGAACTGCTGTTCAAAGCTTATTTCACAGAAGGAAAAAACGTAAATGATTGGAATACGCTGCAGGAAATTGGTCAGAATGCGGGATTGCCTATTGACGAAATCAAACAGCTTATAGATAATGATATTTACACAAAAGAAGTACGCCGAGATCAGCAGGAAGCCCAAAAACTTGGAATTACTGGTGTTCCTTTCTTTGTATTTGACAATAAATATGCAATATCCGGCGCACAGCCAACAGATACTTTTTTGAAAACCTTGGAAAAAACTTGGGCAGAAGGAAATTTTGAAACCAAACTAAAACTTCAAAATACCCCTGATGAAAACAGCTGTGGCATCGATGGTTGTGAATAACACAAAATTATGAACGAAACAACAAAAAATCTAAGATGGGGAATAATAGGCTGTGGCAATGTCACTGAAGTAAAAAGCGGTCCTGCCTACCAAAAAACCGCAGGTTTTACTATTGGTGCGGTAATGCGCAGAGATCCTGAAAAAGCTGCAGATTATGTCAAAAGACATGGTATTGCAAAATTTTATACGGATGCCGATACCTTAATAAACGATCCTGAAATTGATGCTGTTTATATTGCAACACCACCCGATACCCATAAGTTTTATGGTTTAAAAGTTGCCAAAGCAGGAAAACCATGCTGTATAGAAAAACCATTGGCACCAAACTATCAGGACTGTATTGACATTGCAGAAGCTTTTGAAGCAAAAAACATTCCTGTATTCGTTGCTTATTACAGACGTACGCTTCCAAGATTTGAACAAATTAAAAATTGGATTGACTCGAAAACCATTGGTGATATCAGGCACATCAGATGGCACCTGAGCAAGCCTGCAAACGATCAGGACCGTTCAGGCGAATACAACTGGAGAACTGATATAAATGTAGCACCAGCAGGATATTTTGATGATTTGGCCAGTCATGGACTGGATTTGTTTATCCATTATTTCGGTAACATAAAAAAAGTCTCTGGTCTCAGCTTAAATCAACAGGGATTGTACACTTCAAAAGATGCCTGTGTCGCATACTGGATCCACGAATCGGGGATAACAGGGAGCGGAAGCTGGAATTTTGGCACATTCGAACGGGAAGATATAGTCGAAATTTATGGCAGTGAAGGAAAAATCACGTTCTCTATATTTGAAAACGATCCATTAATCCTAAAAACTGCCACAGGAGAAACTACTCATAACATACCACATCCTGAAAATGTTCAGCTGCATCATGTAGAACAGATGCGGGATCAGCTTTTAGGAAATCACAAACATCCGTCAAACGCATTTACAGCTGCACACACCAGCTGGGTGATGGATCAGATTATTAGAAACCCGATTATAAAGTAAAAGTTAAACACGAATTTCACGAATTGCCACAAATTCTTTTCGTGCTGATTCGAGAAATTCGTGTTAACTATTTTACCAGACAATTTCCGATTTCTGACCTTTAATTAAAGTAATATTTTGTTTTTTGCTTCCGCAAATGAGGGTTGTTTTACCACCATTTTTGGAAGAAACAGTAACTTTTTGCAGAATTTTATTATTCCATTCCATCGAAATTTCAAAACCTCCTCTGGCACAGATTCCTTTTACCGATCCGCTTTCCCAAGCATCAGGCAGTGCAGGCAATAATCTAATTTCATTTTCATTAGACTGAACCAGCATTTCGGCAACAGCTGCTGCACCGCCAAAATTACCGTCAATCTGGAATGGCGGATGTGCATCGAATAAATTAGGGTACGTGCCTCCTCCTCTTCTTGGATGCTCCGTTTTTTTACCATCAGGGTCAACATATCTGAGAAGCTCACGAAACATTTTATAAGCGCGGTTCCCATCCCAAAGTCTTGCCCAAAGATTGATTCTCCAGCCTTTTGACCAGCCAGTTGTTTCATCTCCCTTGATTTCCAAAGTTTTTCTGGATGCTTCTGCTAAATCAGGAGTTTTTAGAGGCGTAATATGATCTCCTGGAAAAAGTCCAAACAACTGTGATTGATGACGGTGCCTTGGATCTTTATCATCCCAGTCAAAATACCATTCCTGCAGATTTCCTTTCTTCCCAATCTGATAAGGATGTAATTTCCCTAAAGCTTCTTCCAGTTTTCCTCTAAAATCGGCATCAATATCTAAAACTTTTGAAGCTTTTATTGTTTTGTCAAAACATTCTCTAATCATTGCTAAATCAGCAGTTCCTCCGTATAAAGTTGCCCCTATGAATCCATCTGGTGTCAAATACTGATTTTCGGGTGAAGTAGATGGTGAAGTGATTAAATTACCATTTTTATCAGTAACCATCCAACCCAAACAGAATTCAGCTGCGCCTTTCATCAATGAATAACCTTCATTTTTCAAATAATTTTTATAGTGCGTAAAAACATAATGCTCCCAAATGTGCGTGCTTAACCAAGCGCCTGCCAAAGGCCAGCAGGCCCACATTGGGTCTTCTTTTCCAAACTGCCCGACAGGATTACTCATCGCCCAGATGTCAGAATTGTGAGCAGCAGTCCATCCTTTGTCAACTCCATAAAAAGTCTTGGCAGTTACTTTACCCGTTACCGAAAGATTTTTGATCAAACCCAAAAGAGGCAGATGCATTTCGGACAAATTGGTGTTTTCTGCCAGCCAATAATTCTCCTGTGCATTAATGTTCAATGTATAATCACAGCTCCAAGGCGGATTTACATAAGGATTCCAAAGTCCCTGCAAATTGGCAGGAACTCCCAAAGTCCTTGAACTGCTTATTAATAAGTAACGACCATACTGAAAATACAGTATTTCTAAATTCTTGTCTTCTTTTCCATCCGCGTAGCGCAATAAACGTTCATCAGTCGGCAAATCGGGAGCTGTTGTTTTTCCTAAATCCAATGAAACACGATTGTGGAATTTTTGATAATCGGCAATGTGGGATTGTTTTAATTTATCGAAAGTTTTACCAAAAGCTTTATTCAAATGATCCGATGCAATCGCTTTGTTGTCCAAGCCTTCGGTGTTCGGATTTTTATCAAAACCATTAAAACTCGTTGAAACTGAAACGTAAATCACAGCTTCAGATGCATTTTTAATTCCTAAACTCTTATCAGAATTTACAATTGTTCCGTCCGTACTTTTGATTTTAACTAAACTTGTAAACCGTGTTCCTCTTTCTTTATTGCTCAAAAAAGCAAGCGAAACAGTGTATTGCTCGTTTTCGTGTATGGGTGCAACGCCATTTAGCGCAAGCACATTGTCTTTGAGTTCCGAACTTGAAGTCAGTAAACTGCTCGAATGAATATCAAAATTTAAAGCACCTTTCTGACTGCTGGTCAACTTAATCACCATAATTTGATCGGGTGCAGAAACAAAATATTCGCGTGTGTATTTTACGCCGTCAATTTCGTAACTTACCTTAGAAACTGCATTTGAAATATCCAATTCCCTGTAATAATTAGAAGTTTTTCCGGTATGAAAATTATTGATTTCAAGCGTTCCCAATGGCGCATAGGACTCGGCATTTTTACCTTGTAATTTTTTATTCAACTCTTCGGCAAGCTGGTAATTTTCATTTTTCAGCGCTTCGCGAATGGCGGGAATGTTTTTATATGCTTCGGGATTCATATTGGCATTTACGGGTTCTCCCGACCAAAGCGTGATATCATTCAGATATATTTTATCCGAATTGACACCTCCAAAAACTGTCGCCCCCATTTTACCATTTCCCAAAACCAGCGTTTCCTCAAAATAATCGGCTGGCTGTTTGTACCACAATTTATGGGTAGATTGTGCTATCGATTTTCCGCAGAAAATGGAAATGGCAAAAACTATATATAACTTTTTCATAAAATAAAATTTAATTTTTTTCTGTGTGACGGGATTCCTGTACAGACGGGTTTCAAATCTATCTCAACGCTGTACTTGATATACCCACGTACAGACGGGTTTCAAACCCGTCTGTACTATTCAAAAAAACAATCCTCATCCCATTTCTTAGGATTATTTATTATATAATCTCTAATTCTATTGTATTCTGCTTCATTCCTAATAACATGATCGTGAAATCGTTCCTGCCAATTTGAAACACCTTTTGAATTTGTCTTTTCATTTATTCTTCGGGATGAAAATGATTTCAAAGCTCGGATAAATTCAAATACACCGTGGATTTTTTATCGGAATTAATATTAGTGGTACAGACGGGTTTGAAACCCGTCTCTACGGTATCTGATTCTGGATTGAAATTCGAAATCCCGAAATTATGCGTGGTACAAACGGGTTTCAAACCCGTCTCTACGGATTTATTTTATACTTTTCATTCGCAGTAATCGTTTCCCAATTATCAGTTCTGAAAGGCGAAGCCGGAAATTTTTCTTTGTTGAAAAGGTTAATTTCAGTATCGTCATCTGCCCAGCCGTAATGCACGGCAACAGGACTAGGAACACTTCCGCTGGAAACGATTACTTTATTGTCTTTGATTATTGCTTTAGCAGGATGAAAAACTTTATCGGTGCCTGCGATTTCAAAACCTTTTACGTTCTCGGAATTATCAGAAGTTGACAATCCGCTTCCAATGTCATTAAAAGAAAGAACAATTTGATTTCCTTTTATTTCCTGTGATTTAAAAGTTGGTCCGCTGTAGACTTGCTTTTTACCATACACATTATTCAACGCAATCGCTGATAAACGCAATCCCACATCTTTTTTATTCGTAGGGTGAATGTCTTTTGCATTTCCAATATCAGTGGTTACAGCCATTCCAGTATTTGGCAATTTCAAGGTTTCGGATTGTGCTTCCCGAAGTTCTGCCCAACGGCTTCCTACTTTACTGTTTCCTTTGAACTCATCGAAAGTTGACAATTGCACAAAGTAAAAAGGAAAATCCCCCTGATTCCACTTGGTTCTCCAATCGTTAATCATCAAAGGAAATGCTTTTTTGTATTGATTGGCTCTCCAGACATTCGCTTCACCCTGATACCATAAAACCCCTTGAAATGCATACGGAATCAACGGATTGACCATTGCATTGTACAATAATGATGGATAACTATTTGGCGAAACTGAAACTTTTACATTTACAACATTGAATTTCCAAAGTCCTTCCAAAGGTATGTTTGAATCCTTGAAATCAATTATCAAATGAGATGAATCACCATAAATTCCACCGCCACCAGTATAATCGGCAATGCGTACAGCAATTACATTTTTTCCTTCTTTCAAAACATTTGCGGGAATCTTATACATTCGTTCCCTATCCCAAATGTTATTGGTTCCGACCAAAATTCCGTTAACATACGTTTGGTCTTCGTCATCTACTTTTGACAAATATAGAACCGCTTCTTTTTTGGCTTGATCTGCTGTTAAAGTAATCGTTTTTCGCATCCACACTACTCCATCAATATTTCCTATCTGCTGATTTTCCCAAAGAGAGGGTACTTTTATTTCAGGCCATTTCGTATCATTAAAATCTGGATTTTTGAATTGGTCCTGATTAACTTCCGTTACTTCAAAACCCTGAATTTTTTGAATATTATCTAAAAGTGACTTTTTATACGTTTCAAAAATGGCATCCATATTTACCGTAGGAACGCCGGCAATCATTTCTTTAAAGTCATCGCTTTTCTCAAATGCCTGACGGCTTGTCCAGGTCTCCACACAGGTTCCGCCCCAAGAAGTGTTGATGATTCCGATTGGGATTTTTAATTCGGCATATAGTTTCTTTGCAAAGAAGTAACCCACTGCAGTAAAATCCTTGATATTTTCTTTATTGGAAACAGTCCATTTTCCAGCTTTTAGATCTTCTTTTGGTGTACTGCTTAAATCTTGAGCTACGCCAAACTGACGAATCATTGGCTCGTTTGACTGTTCTTTTTGGACTTCAAAATCAGGCAATTTATACATTTGAAATTCCATGTTCGATTGTCCGGAACAAATCCAGACTTCGCCAACTAAAACATTTTTTATGACAATTTTGTTGTTACCAGAAATGGTCAATTCAAAAGGACCTCCCGCTTTTTCAGCATCCAGTTTGACCATCCATTTTCCGCTTTTATCGGCAATAATGGTTTTAGTCTGTTTATTGAACTGAACCTGAACTTTTTCATTGGCATCAGCCCAGCCCCAAACTGGAATTGGTTTGTTCCGCTGTAGAACCATTCCGTCAGAGAATACTAATGGCATTTTAACATAGGCATTAGCCAAAAAAAAATTGACAATAAATAAGATAACAAGTATTTTTTTCATTTGTATTATTGATT of Flavobacterium marginilacus contains these proteins:
- a CDS encoding NuoI/complex I 23 kDa subunit family protein, with the protein product MSIETISLSGRKKVVSNKEMTFLERMYLIAIVKGLAITIKHFFRKKATIQYPEQVRVMSPVYRGQHMLKRDEQGRENCTACGLCALSCPAEAITMKAGERKADEKHLYREEKYAEIYEINMLRCIFCGLCEEACPKDAIYLTISKELVPASYDREDFIFGKDKLVMPLEMALKNTQLKNAN
- a CDS encoding NADH-quinone oxidoreductase subunit J family protein produces the protein MSTVLILFCVLSAITLLTAFLTIFSRNPIHSGIYLVICFFSIAGHYLLLNAQFLAIVHIIVYSGAIMILLLFTIMLMNLNEADEVHKPRFTRLGAIVSFCLVCLVLIKIFINSKPIVEYDYTGEDYQSIKVLGKALLNEYMVPFEFASILLLVAMIGTVLLSKKEKLEK
- the nuoK gene encoding NADH-quinone oxidoreductase subunit NuoK produces the protein MNNILTQIGIENYIFLCVTLFCIGIFGVLYRRNAIIVFMSIEIMLNAVNLLFVAFSTYHQDTQGQVFVFFSMAVAAAEVAVGLAILVSVFRNIGSISIDNLKNLKG
- the nuoL gene encoding NADH-quinone oxidoreductase subunit L, translating into MDTNLALVLLLTPFLGFLINVFFGKSLGKSVSGAIGTLSVVISFIVAVSFFLQISQTKQAINIQLFDWIQISKFNVSFGFLLDQLSVLWLLFVTGIGSLIHLYSISYMHDDEKMHSFFAYLNLFIFFMITLVVGSNLLVMFIGWEGVGLCSYLLIGFWYKNQSYNDAAKKAFIMNRIGDLGLLIGIFILGSLFSTLDFASLQTAIAGAKGVDTLWLSIAALALFIGACGKSAQIPLYTWLPDAMAGPTPVSALIHAATMVTAGIFMVSRMHFLFDLTHEIQTIIAVIGGVTSLVAATIGLVQNDIKKVLAYSTVSQLGLMFLALGFGAYEVAIFHVITHAFFKACLFLGSGSVIHGLHGEQDMRKMGGLKKAMPITFWTMLISSLAISGVPVFSGFFSKDEILMTAFHHNIPLWVVGSVASIMTAFYMFRLMFLTFLNDFRGTEEQKHHLHESPALITFPLIVLAILAAVGGLISLPGNSWLNEYLSPLFAKAGTEEHVLGTTEYMLMAIAVVGGFIGIGIAYAKYIKQNAVPSEDAEITGVSKVLYNKYYIDELYDSLFVAPINSLSKIFRDYVETGISSAVFGLGKTASELSYQGKKLQNGSVGLYLFAFVLGMCAIISYLFLAQ
- a CDS encoding complex I subunit 4 family protein yields the protein MNVTLILIILLAGAFATYLAGDKLASKVALFFGIAAAGCSIVLLNHFNLGENISYSSQWITLPKVSFALQADGLSLAMVILTTILTAIIILSSFGNDFKNAKSIYSLILFMSFAMTGTFLASDGLLYYIFWELSLIPIYFIALIWGNGDAEERKKAVVKFFIYTLAGSLFMLIAFVYMYQKAGSFLIEDLYKLKLDINEQKWIFTAFFLAYAIKIPLIPFHTWQANVYQKAPTLGTMLLSGIMLKMGLYSLIRWQLPLSPLAAKEYMYIFIGVGIAGVIYGSIVALRQKDLKKLLAYSSLAHVGLIAAGTYALNLDGFRGAVLQMIAHGFVVVGLFFAAEIIFRRYETRLIADLGGIRAQSPKFTSMFLILVLASVALPTTFNFIGEFTVLYSLSQVNIWFAILGGTTIILGAYYMLKMFQQVMLGETNAKTFADVTLSEGLTLVIIIAVLFFFGLYPKPINDLITPSLETILNTINKYN
- a CDS encoding NADH-quinone oxidoreductase subunit N — translated: MTTLIAIVGLGILSLIFEIFDFRKAIIPVTIIGLLAILGLTVSEFNSPASYYNNMIVVSKFSVSFSSLFIVLTIFLIALSHNFYDNHQSKLSDYIAIKIFLLAGAVSMVSFGNLAMFFLGIEILSISLYILAASNRVNIKSNEAGMKYFLMGSFASGIILFGICMIYGAMGSFDIIEISDMSQSAELPIWFPIGIVLVTIGMLFKIAAVPFHFWAPDVYEGSPALTTALMSTLAKVVAIATLYKLLSAMNADINYSFQIVVVIISIASMTVGNIMALRQVNVKRMLAFSGISHAGFMLMALLSLSTSAGSLLYYTSAYALSGIAAFSVILYVCKNRENEDIVNFHGLGKTNPLLAAILTASLLSMAGIPIFAGFFAKLVLFSQTIQAGYLVVVIFAVINSIISVGYYFKLILAMYTKEPNETRTAKPFLIYAVAVLAILLNIIIGLFPSLVLDLLA